Below is a genomic region from Rhodopirellula bahusiensis.
TTGATTGTTAAGTAACTGAAAGCGTTGCCGTCTTCAACTGACGACGGACTCCTGTTCCAATCCGGATCAACGCACCAGACTTGCAACACTCAGCTCTTGTGACTCACCCTTCGATCAGCGCCATGAACACACATCGCCTTCGCCAATTCTTAATCATCTATTCACTTGGGCTAGTGACGATCGTGTGTCACAGCACGTCGAGAGCCAATGAGGTAGTCGGGCCGCTGGTCGGATCCGTCGACAGCACTTCCGCTCAATTGCTCTACCGTCCAAGTGCATCTGAGCAACCACTGCAACTATCAGTTCTTTTAGATGGGAAAGTCGTCGAGCAAGTCACCTCCACAGGTGGCGAGGACGATGACTTTGTCGCGAAGTTCTCCGTCGCGAATCTTCACCCCAACACCCGCTATCACTACCGGATCGACAACGCTGATACGCAAGAGACGTTGATCGCAGCCGACGAGACGCACAGTTTCCACACCGCCAACCTCGCTCGAAACGCACAAAGCGTCTCGGTCGGTTTTGTCTCGTGCGTCGACATCGAACCCAACGGCATTTGGAAGGAAATGCAAAGCTTGGATCTCGACATGGTCTGCCTGATGGGCGACACGCCGTACATCGACACCACCGGTTTGGCGAAAGTTCGATCACGACATCGGAAATTCTTGCAAATGCCTGACTTGGCGGAACTGTCAGCCAACACGCCCACCGTTGGCACTTGGGACGACCATGACTTTGGTCGCAACAACGGCAACGGACGCAATCTGATGGACGGAAAAATTGACACGCGTCGTGGATTCGTCAACTACCGAGCCCATTCGCAATTCGGCACCGGAACGGAAGGCGTCTACCACCATGCCGATTTGGGCATGATCGAAGTCTTCTTTCTCGACCCCCGCTACTTCTCTCAAACCGAGCCATCGCCCGTCGACGCGTCTCAGCCAACCTGCTTCGGTTCGGAACAGTGGGAATGGTTGCTCGCTGAGTTGCGGGACTCAAAGGCTCCTTTCAAGGTGCTCGCACTCGGTGCCATCTGGGAGGACAAGAAGAACAAAGAAACCGACGACATGTTCACGTATTGGTACGAACGGGATGCAATCTTCGACGTCATCAAAAATGAGAACATCGATGGAGTGGTTCTGCTGGGCGGTGACATTCACGTTGCACGGCATTTGGTTCATCCACAGCGAGTCGGTTATGACCTGCACGACTTTGTCATTTCGCCAGGTCACAAACGCACGATCACGGAACTCGATGTCTATCACCCGTCGTTGGAATGGTCACTCGTCGAAGGCTGGCAGTTCCTCACCTTGAAAGCGGACGGAACCCACGACGTTCCAACTTTGACCGCGGAATTCCGTCAGCCCGACGGGATTGTGAATCGCAAGGTCGAACTTCCGCTCACGTCGCTCAAGGCAAACGACCAAGCGGATCGCAACCTCAGCCTGAGAGCTCACTGGTCGTTTGACACTGACTTAAAGAACGAATCCGTTCTTGGGCGTCGAATCGATGCGGTCGCAAACAACGGTGCCAAAATCGAAGCCGGTACGGGCGACAATGGTGGAGCGTTGAAACTGGAACGGTCTCGCCAGCAGTACGTCCAAGTGCCTCGCTGCTTCTTGGATGACAACTCGACCCATCACACCGTTATGCTCTCTTTCAAACCGACCAGCCTCCCAACACACGGCACATCCGAACGACACTTCCTATTCGAAAGCACAGCGGAAGGAGACATCTCCGCGAAATCCGCGTGGCACCTCTCACTGGGAATGAGGTCTTCGGAATCACCGGACCAGATCAACATGCAACTGCACACTCACACGCTTCAACCAGCCTCCCAACCGGAAGCAGCTCCGCTGGCAAAATCGCAAGGCGGTTTTGACACGTTGATTGATCGTGCGAGCCTGCTCGATCATTGGAACAAAATCTTCGTGACCTTCGATGGTGAGGCACTCACACTGACTCTCAACGGCAAGCAACTTGCCAAGCACCAAGTCCCCGTTCCCGGCCCAGCTTCCGAGTTCGGCGGTCTGGTCATCGGCGGGCACCGCGAAGGAACAGGCCGAAACTTCGACGGTTGGATCAACAACGTCTCAGTGTGGCAGGGCGAATTGACTCCGCCTGCGAAGTGATTCGACCACCAAGCGACTACCCATCTGTCTACCAGATGGGTTAGCCGGGCACAGACTCCAGCTTTCTTGCATGGAGCGGATGATCTCGTTCACTCCACCCGCTGCAGTTGGCTGCGTTTCAATGTCATCTCGTAGACGTTTTCGTCTTCCATTGTGATGCACTGAAACGTGAGTTCCGGGTCCGGTTTCTCCAAATCGAAATTCAACATCCCAAAGAAATTGCCCTCGTTGTAGGAATAGACCGCTTCTTCCTTGGTCGGGTGCGTGTGATCGTTGGTCATCTTCGACGTCTCGAATTCGAACAGGTCGTAGCCTTTGGGTCGCTCGATCTTGTACACGTCGGTGCGGTGTCGATCCGCCGACAAAAGAATCACGCCGCCGATCTTCTCTTGGTCGATGAAGTCAAAGATTTCGTTGCGTTCTTCCTTCACGCCCCACCACGAATCCCGACCGCCTTTGTCAGCGTGTTCGGTCCACAGCGTCCCAGAAGCCAGAACTTTGAACGTGGCATCGGATGCTTTCAGCTTGGTCAACAACCATTCTTTTTGTTCCGGGCCCAACATCGTCCCGTCCTTGAACGACCGGTAATAGCGATTGTCGAGCATGAAGAAGTCGACGTCGCCAATCGAAAAATCAAACCAACAACCGGGAAGCTCATCACCACCGCCGTATGCAGGATTGTTCCAGTTTTCACGGAAGACTTTCCACGATTCGAATTTCCAACTGGGTTTGAATTTACGGGGGCCTCCCGAGGAATCATCCACGCCCAAATCGTGATCGTCGTAGACCGCGTACACCGACGTCGACGCGGTCAGACGTTGAAACTCAGGTCGCAATTGTCGGCGATAGTAGTGAACTCGCTGCTTCGTACGCGACTTGGGTTGATCGATGTAAACATTGTCACCGAGCAACAGAATCGCTTCCGGTGAACGACCTGCGATGACGTCCCAGATCTTTTCCTTGGGCGGGTTGTAACGGGCTCCGCCGCCAAACGCGACGCTGAACTTTGCCTTCTCCGTTTTGGATGGGTAAGTCGGGAACGTCGGTTTCTGGTTGGCGAAGACACTTTCTCCGTTGACCAGAACATCGTAGGTGTATGACGTCGAAGGCTGCAAATCTTTCAAATCCAGGAGCGCCGAATAGTCCATCTCCGCAGAGGTTTCGACGACCTCGCTGGATTGACCGTCCATCACAACCTGCACGCTGGCGGGTTCCGTCGTTCGAACCCAGATGCGGGCGCCGCGGTCGGTGACGCAGCCCAGCATTGGTCCGCCCAACAGCTTCAAGTCATGCTTCGCCACCAAATCACGAAACTTGGGTGAATCGACCACGTGCTGCAATCCTGCGTCCGATTCTTTGAGGTCGTACATGGCCTCGAGGAAGTAGTGATCCATGTCGCCCACCACCGGCGTTTCTCGCGGTGTTGGGATGGGTGGCTTGGCATATGAAATCACAGCGACGGGAAGGATCGCAAGCAAAATCCCAAACAGCGTTCTCTTCATGGGGGCATTCTTGGTGGAAGGTCTGGCGGGGCCCGATTCAAGGTGGGGCAACCATGTTATCACAGCCAACTTCCAGCTGGGAAACTGCTTCCTCGCTCAGGGCAAGCAAGCATCCAGCGTCATCAAGACAAACCCGGTGCCGTAGGGTTGGTGGTAATCATAGAGCGGATAGTCCCACCAAGATCCGTCCGTTTCTTGACGATCCAACATCAACTTGGCCAGCATCGATTGATATGGCGCACGTTCGTCTTCGGGCAACAAATCCATTCCCACTGCGGCGTAGTAGTGGCCAAAGAAGTAAAAGTATCCGGCCACTTGCATCCAGGCTTCGTGGGGAATCGGTCGCTTTCGGCCAATGTCGAGCCAGCCATTGCGAAGATAAAGCCGACACAACCACACCTTCACGACATTGTCCGTGATTTTGGAATCGCCCCAAACTCGCATCGCCGCGTTGCAGCATTGGGACCGGCCGAGACTGCCGCCCGGACGGTTGATCTCACGCATGGGGCGGTACTGCAAGTCCTCGCTGTACAAGTAGCTGAAGTCGGGCTTCTGTTGTCGCCCCAGCGAAGCAACCGCTCGATCCACCATACGCTTGGGCGGAGTGATACCGAGCGAGTCGGCTTCCTTCAGGGCAACCAACACCGCTCCGTTGACAAAACTGGTCGACGACGATGTTGGCTGGTCGGCTTGGTAACGAAAATCGTAGTAGCCCCAACCACCGTCGACCGATTCGTAACGCTGCAGCATTTCGAATTGATCCTGGATCAGACCGACGATGCTGGATTGGCGATCCGCATTGTCCTTGTGCCATTCATGCAAACGCACCAGAGCCTGGATCGAATAACCATGCCCCCAC
It encodes:
- a CDS encoding alkaline phosphatase D family protein gives rise to the protein MNTHRLRQFLIIYSLGLVTIVCHSTSRANEVVGPLVGSVDSTSAQLLYRPSASEQPLQLSVLLDGKVVEQVTSTGGEDDDFVAKFSVANLHPNTRYHYRIDNADTQETLIAADETHSFHTANLARNAQSVSVGFVSCVDIEPNGIWKEMQSLDLDMVCLMGDTPYIDTTGLAKVRSRHRKFLQMPDLAELSANTPTVGTWDDHDFGRNNGNGRNLMDGKIDTRRGFVNYRAHSQFGTGTEGVYHHADLGMIEVFFLDPRYFSQTEPSPVDASQPTCFGSEQWEWLLAELRDSKAPFKVLALGAIWEDKKNKETDDMFTYWYERDAIFDVIKNENIDGVVLLGGDIHVARHLVHPQRVGYDLHDFVISPGHKRTITELDVYHPSLEWSLVEGWQFLTLKADGTHDVPTLTAEFRQPDGIVNRKVELPLTSLKANDQADRNLSLRAHWSFDTDLKNESVLGRRIDAVANNGAKIEAGTGDNGGALKLERSRQQYVQVPRCFLDDNSTHHTVMLSFKPTSLPTHGTSERHFLFESTAEGDISAKSAWHLSLGMRSSESPDQINMQLHTHTLQPASQPEAAPLAKSQGGFDTLIDRASLLDHWNKIFVTFDGEALTLTLNGKQLAKHQVPVPGPASEFGGLVIGGHREGTGRNFDGWINNVSVWQGELTPPAK
- a CDS encoding alkaline phosphatase D family protein → MKRTLFGILLAILPVAVISYAKPPIPTPRETPVVGDMDHYFLEAMYDLKESDAGLQHVVDSPKFRDLVAKHDLKLLGGPMLGCVTDRGARIWVRTTEPASVQVVMDGQSSEVVETSAEMDYSALLDLKDLQPSTSYTYDVLVNGESVFANQKPTFPTYPSKTEKAKFSVAFGGGARYNPPKEKIWDVIAGRSPEAILLLGDNVYIDQPKSRTKQRVHYYRRQLRPEFQRLTASTSVYAVYDDHDLGVDDSSGGPRKFKPSWKFESWKVFRENWNNPAYGGGDELPGCWFDFSIGDVDFFMLDNRYYRSFKDGTMLGPEQKEWLLTKLKASDATFKVLASGTLWTEHADKGGRDSWWGVKEERNEIFDFIDQEKIGGVILLSADRHRTDVYKIERPKGYDLFEFETSKMTNDHTHPTKEEAVYSYNEGNFFGMLNFDLEKPDPELTFQCITMEDENVYEMTLKRSQLQRVE
- a CDS encoding prenyltransferase/squalene oxidase repeat-containing protein; this translates as MNIKQTEQFFTMTLVTRLTRRSAFRCVLVIAVFCPLVLSSPSHAEELPMVVHFDVTRTPVPPEIDAPTESDIRSAIVRGVEFMLEDQNPNGSWGSPTRTKGLNIYAPVPGAHHAFRAATTSLGIAGLIDTFEHLPADSSDQSLRAQVRDSVDRAETWLLRELPKLRRADGSAVYNVWGHGYSIQALVRLHEWHKDNADRQSSIVGLIQDQFEMLQRYESVDGGWGYYDFRYQADQPTSSSTSFVNGAVLVALKEADSLGITPPKRMVDRAVASLGRQQKPDFSYLYSEDLQYRPMREINRPGGSLGRSQCCNAAMRVWGDSKITDNVVKVWLCRLYLRNGWLDIGRKRPIPHEAWMQVAGYFYFFGHYYAAVGMDLLPEDERAPYQSMLAKLMLDRQETDGSWWDYPLYDYHQPYGTGFVLMTLDACLP